A genome region from Schlesneria paludicola DSM 18645 includes the following:
- a CDS encoding BatA domain-containing protein: MFLNSPLLWGLGLVSIPLIIHLLFRRSFRRIEWAPMKYLKLTIQRNRRRIQIEQFLLLLLRMALIALLVCMVARPVLNASGIGRWFGGDSRTSHILVLDDSLSMGLTSNGRTAFDRALELANQAIEDVGGKDRFTLVLSSRPKTPLLREVDLADRNIATSALQNLHPSESMTSWASALRTIDELIESSTYPTRAVTIITDLRRVGWEDEVAAPSTWGGDRVRVRIIDIGAASTRQVSLERLVQADRLALVGAPVRFEATIRNGSDSPLESWVGTWLIDGRPSEIALPALAAGETTIVVLTATFQEAGLHHVSLKLPADDLAGDNQRWDVVDVKENARMQLVDGEPSTDPFQSETDFLALALSLPIGESKAFQVEVVTDTEWATSAKIDPDLMVLANVATLSSTHADLLRKQVEAGMGLMIFPGDQVDPDSYNRQLFRDGAGILPVQLDAPSDEPVAGLILEENSPSPVDALRQLSTAVLERIKIHKRYQIRLPVVDDPQVRVLARWNDSQSSPALIEKLVGRGRVLFWTMAADKSWSDWPTEPSYVLAMREIAKAIAKTSSGSHELTAGEMLRRPLSGERRIQSPTVELPSGEEPRPLTVDSATTPSATADTSDAKALELTWSETYRAGLYRLNWQESPGGPASDLFAVNPDGRESDLMRISTDDLKTRWRSVEPEIIAAFMTTDSSVGVRGQEIWRTLAYWLAALMALESGFATFVGRQR; this comes from the coding sequence GTGTTTCTGAATTCGCCGCTGCTGTGGGGCTTGGGGCTGGTCTCCATCCCGCTCATCATCCACCTTTTGTTCCGGCGAAGTTTTCGACGGATCGAATGGGCGCCGATGAAGTATTTGAAGCTCACGATTCAGCGCAATCGCCGTCGAATCCAGATTGAGCAGTTTCTCTTGCTGCTCTTGCGGATGGCGCTGATCGCCCTGCTCGTCTGCATGGTGGCACGCCCGGTTCTCAACGCCTCTGGAATTGGCCGCTGGTTCGGTGGAGACAGTCGCACCAGTCATATCCTGGTGCTGGATGATTCGCTCAGTATGGGGCTGACGTCCAATGGTCGGACGGCATTTGATCGGGCGCTCGAACTTGCGAATCAAGCGATCGAAGATGTCGGCGGAAAAGACCGATTCACGCTGGTGCTCTCGTCGCGGCCCAAGACGCCACTACTTCGCGAGGTGGATCTTGCTGATCGCAACATCGCCACAAGTGCCCTCCAGAACCTGCATCCTTCGGAATCAATGACGTCGTGGGCGTCGGCATTGCGAACGATTGATGAATTGATCGAATCCAGCACCTATCCTACGCGGGCCGTGACGATCATTACCGATCTGCGACGCGTTGGCTGGGAAGATGAAGTCGCGGCACCGTCGACTTGGGGCGGCGATCGAGTTCGGGTTCGAATCATCGACATCGGTGCTGCGTCGACACGGCAAGTTTCACTCGAACGGTTGGTTCAGGCGGATCGCCTGGCACTGGTGGGTGCGCCCGTACGATTCGAAGCCACAATCCGCAATGGATCGGATTCCCCACTCGAGAGCTGGGTGGGAACCTGGTTGATCGACGGACGACCGAGTGAAATCGCCTTGCCTGCGCTGGCCGCGGGTGAGACGACCATCGTTGTCCTGACCGCAACATTCCAGGAAGCGGGCCTGCATCATGTTTCACTGAAACTGCCAGCAGACGACCTCGCTGGTGACAACCAACGCTGGGACGTGGTTGATGTGAAAGAGAATGCACGCATGCAACTCGTGGATGGTGAGCCCTCAACCGATCCGTTCCAAAGCGAAACCGATTTTCTGGCACTCGCGCTCTCATTGCCAATTGGCGAATCAAAAGCCTTTCAAGTCGAAGTGGTCACCGACACCGAATGGGCCACATCCGCGAAAATTGATCCCGACTTGATGGTGCTGGCGAACGTTGCCACTCTCAGTTCCACGCATGCGGATCTGCTGCGAAAGCAGGTTGAGGCCGGCATGGGACTGATGATCTTCCCCGGCGATCAGGTCGATCCTGACAGTTACAACCGTCAGCTGTTCCGCGACGGTGCCGGAATTCTTCCCGTGCAACTCGACGCACCTTCAGACGAACCGGTCGCGGGCTTGATCCTGGAAGAGAATTCTCCATCACCCGTGGATGCATTGCGACAACTCAGCACGGCGGTCCTTGAACGGATCAAGATCCATAAGCGGTATCAGATTCGCCTGCCGGTCGTTGATGATCCACAAGTCCGAGTGCTCGCTCGCTGGAATGATTCGCAGTCATCGCCGGCCTTGATTGAAAAACTCGTTGGGCGTGGACGAGTCCTGTTCTGGACGATGGCCGCAGACAAAAGTTGGAGCGATTGGCCAACCGAGCCGAGCTACGTGCTGGCAATGCGTGAAATTGCGAAAGCCATTGCGAAAACCAGTTCGGGCTCGCACGAGCTCACCGCAGGGGAAATGTTGCGCCGGCCGTTGTCCGGCGAACGTCGGATTCAATCTCCGACCGTTGAACTGCCCAGTGGTGAGGAACCCCGTCCGCTCACGGTTGACTCGGCGACAACGCCCAGTGCGACGGCTGACACGTCGGATGCAAAAGCACTGGAACTGACCTGGTCAGAAACGTATCGGGCAGGACTCTACCGTTTGAACTGGCAAGAGTCGCCTGGTGGTCCCGCGTCAGATTTGTTCGCAGTCAATCCCGATGGGCGCGAAAGTGATCTGATGCGAATCTCGACTGACGATCTGAAAACGCGTTGGCGCAGCGTCGAACCCGAAATTATTGCCGCCTTCATGACGACGGATTCGAGCGTCGGTGTTCGCGGACAAGAAATCTGGCGCACTCTCGCCTATTGGTTGGCGGCACTAATGGCTCTGGAATCCGGATTCGCAACCTTTGTGGGGAGGCAGCGATAG
- a CDS encoding DUF58 domain-containing protein, whose amino-acid sequence MAKSPKYSDPKVLAAISGLMFRARHVVEGTISGLHKSPFHGHNVEFAQYREYSPGDDLRRLDWRVVGRTDRFYIKQYEEESNLQATIVMDASASMKYGSGPLTKFEYAATLAASLASLLIEQGDPVGLALFDNQQRRVLPPAATQSQLALIIGHLEEAQPDRETDLGTVLQTLGDQLKRRGLVVVISDLLTELPSLFDGLDRLRHRGNEVLMIHVLDSDELELPFNDYVLFRDIEGTEEFMAEPWAFRKAYCAAMQDFIAEIKEGCGRRGIDNLLLRTDQELAEGLSHYLHARERLQHIHRKGRR is encoded by the coding sequence ATGGCCAAGTCGCCCAAGTATTCCGATCCTAAGGTCCTCGCGGCGATCTCGGGACTGATGTTCCGGGCGCGCCATGTGGTCGAAGGCACGATCTCAGGTCTGCATAAAAGTCCGTTTCACGGTCACAACGTGGAATTTGCCCAGTACCGCGAGTACTCGCCCGGGGATGACCTGCGGCGACTGGACTGGCGCGTCGTCGGACGAACCGATCGCTTCTACATCAAGCAGTATGAAGAAGAGAGCAATCTTCAGGCGACCATCGTCATGGATGCGAGCGCCTCGATGAAGTACGGCTCGGGACCGCTGACGAAATTCGAGTATGCCGCGACGCTCGCGGCATCACTCGCCTCGCTCTTGATCGAACAGGGTGATCCGGTTGGACTGGCATTGTTTGACAACCAGCAACGGCGAGTCCTTCCGCCCGCTGCGACGCAGTCACAACTGGCGCTTATTATTGGGCATCTCGAAGAAGCGCAACCAGATCGTGAAACGGACCTGGGCACCGTTCTGCAGACGCTGGGCGATCAACTCAAACGCCGAGGTCTAGTCGTTGTGATTTCGGATCTGCTGACGGAGCTTCCTAGCCTGTTCGACGGTCTGGATCGATTGCGTCATCGCGGAAACGAGGTGCTGATGATCCATGTCCTCGACAGTGACGAACTGGAACTGCCATTCAACGACTATGTGTTGTTCCGTGATATTGAAGGCACTGAAGAATTCATGGCCGAACCGTGGGCGTTCCGTAAGGCCTACTGTGCCGCGATGCAAGACTTCATCGCCGAGATCAAAGAGGGGTGCGGTCGGCGTGGCATCGACAATTTGTTGCTGCGAACCGATCAGGAATTGGCCGAGGGGCTGAGCCACTATCTGCACGCACGGGAACGACTCCAGCACATTCATCGTAAAGGCCGCCGCTAA
- a CDS encoding vWA domain-containing protein, whose product MFPLLKWLIGLKQLPQEAGEGDWHLEFQSVPQGFAAVLCFAIVIGIVVGVWWLYRHEGRNLGGGIRSFIGGLRILTFVCLALMLLDIVLVIDRREKTPSQLLVLFDTSESMGLTDPYDESTAREIASTLNGGSGTSDTEQAAVRQRTRLDLARAALEPLLAPLTDGRDVTLYGFDANSTRLEGDTPLADIQPRGAGTAIGSALGQALAAHRGKPLAGVLVVTDGQSNGGEDPRKIAQQAGRDGTAIHSLIVGSEKGPSNVRLSDIEVSPVVFVRDPTQLVVMLESQGMQGRSAAVKLERRQRGEEWVEVGRTELTLGEDASIQRVPFSYTPDATGQFEFRGSVIDAGPELTEDDNSSVKTIKVVRQRIRVLIVAGSPSPEVQFLRNSLLRDPVVDLACWLQSASENYEQVGHRPVRRLPSNAQELSYFDVLVLIDPNMQKLGAGWDEMMTKFVGDAGGGLIYVAGELYTNKLMETAQGGDAGSASDAWLSTLPVMWESGLYQSSADVRLNTRDTWNFELTTDGKEDPIFHFSQDSKKNQEILASLPGMYWHFPVTRAKPGATVLAQHGDQRMHNQFGRHVLMAMQRYGPGRTVFIGFDATYRWRYLHEQYFDGFWSRLIDRVGRSKVLGGRYPFTLSTDKNVYRTGDRVTLRVQLTGAPEESSSIGTLQCEVEVPGSDPVSYELEPHAEQPGLLETSFTVDKGGAYLIHVSSSSQAERDPTVRPATLPFRVEPPRQETDKPGTNRPLLEDLAKASGGRVFTIGQSKEIPTAFTVKDVERLIQYREELWDAPLGMFLIVLLLTLEWVLRKIYRMA is encoded by the coding sequence ATGTTTCCCTTACTCAAATGGTTAATCGGACTGAAGCAACTTCCCCAAGAGGCGGGCGAAGGCGACTGGCACTTGGAGTTCCAGTCGGTTCCGCAAGGCTTCGCTGCAGTACTCTGCTTCGCAATCGTCATCGGTATTGTCGTGGGAGTCTGGTGGCTCTACCGCCATGAAGGACGCAATCTTGGTGGAGGCATTCGCTCGTTCATTGGTGGCTTGCGAATCTTAACGTTCGTCTGCCTTGCCTTAATGCTGCTGGACATCGTGCTCGTCATTGATCGCCGGGAAAAAACGCCATCACAACTGCTCGTCTTGTTCGATACGTCGGAAAGTATGGGACTGACAGATCCGTACGACGAATCGACGGCGCGTGAAATCGCAAGTACGCTCAACGGCGGTTCTGGGACAAGCGATACCGAACAGGCTGCCGTTCGGCAGCGGACGCGGCTTGACCTGGCGCGAGCGGCACTGGAACCGTTGCTGGCACCCCTTACCGATGGTCGCGATGTCACGCTGTACGGATTTGATGCGAACTCGACTCGATTGGAAGGTGACACACCTCTCGCAGATATCCAGCCGCGCGGAGCCGGCACGGCGATCGGCAGTGCGTTGGGACAGGCGCTGGCGGCCCATCGTGGCAAACCGCTCGCAGGCGTGCTGGTTGTGACCGACGGACAATCCAACGGTGGCGAAGATCCCCGCAAAATTGCCCAGCAAGCGGGCCGCGATGGAACCGCGATTCACTCGTTGATCGTGGGGTCGGAGAAAGGGCCGAGCAACGTGCGGCTGTCTGACATCGAAGTCAGCCCCGTGGTTTTTGTTCGCGATCCCACGCAATTGGTGGTCATGCTTGAATCGCAAGGGATGCAAGGCCGCTCGGCGGCCGTGAAACTCGAGCGTCGGCAGCGGGGTGAGGAGTGGGTTGAAGTGGGCCGGACGGAACTGACACTGGGCGAAGATGCCAGCATCCAACGCGTGCCGTTTTCGTATACCCCAGACGCCACTGGGCAGTTTGAGTTCCGAGGGAGTGTGATTGATGCCGGTCCTGAATTGACCGAAGACGACAATTCGTCGGTCAAGACGATCAAGGTCGTGCGTCAGCGGATTCGAGTCTTGATTGTTGCCGGGTCGCCTTCGCCTGAAGTTCAGTTTCTACGCAATTCGCTCTTACGCGATCCCGTCGTGGATCTGGCCTGCTGGTTGCAGTCGGCGAGCGAAAACTATGAACAAGTCGGTCATCGCCCCGTGCGTCGCTTGCCTTCGAACGCGCAAGAGTTGTCGTACTTTGATGTACTGGTTTTGATCGACCCCAATATGCAGAAGCTCGGAGCGGGCTGGGACGAGATGATGACAAAGTTCGTCGGCGACGCGGGCGGCGGGCTGATCTACGTCGCGGGTGAACTCTATACCAACAAGCTGATGGAAACCGCGCAAGGTGGTGACGCGGGAAGCGCGAGTGACGCCTGGCTGTCGACGCTGCCCGTCATGTGGGAATCCGGCCTTTACCAGTCCAGTGCGGATGTCCGGCTCAACACGCGAGATACCTGGAACTTCGAACTGACAACCGATGGGAAAGAAGATCCCATCTTTCACTTTTCGCAAGACAGCAAGAAGAACCAGGAGATTCTGGCAAGTCTGCCCGGAATGTATTGGCACTTTCCCGTCACACGTGCCAAGCCGGGAGCCACGGTTCTTGCGCAGCACGGTGACCAGCGCATGCATAATCAGTTTGGACGCCACGTACTGATGGCCATGCAGCGTTATGGACCTGGGCGGACCGTCTTCATCGGATTCGATGCCACCTATCGCTGGCGATACCTGCATGAGCAGTATTTCGACGGGTTCTGGTCACGCTTGATTGACCGCGTAGGACGTTCCAAGGTGCTCGGCGGACGATACCCGTTTACGCTCTCAACCGACAAGAACGTTTATCGCACCGGCGATCGCGTCACCCTGCGGGTCCAACTGACCGGCGCACCGGAAGAATCATCCTCGATCGGAACATTGCAGTGTGAAGTCGAAGTACCGGGCAGCGATCCGGTGTCGTACGAACTGGAACCGCATGCCGAGCAGCCGGGACTGCTCGAAACCTCGTTCACCGTCGACAAAGGCGGAGCGTACCTGATTCACGTGTCGTCTTCGTCGCAGGCGGAACGTGATCCAACGGTTCGCCCGGCGACACTGCCCTTTCGGGTTGAGCCGCCTCGACAGGAAACGGACAAACCGGGGACGAATCGACCATTGCTCGAGGATCTGGCAAAAGCCTCCGGTGGCCGCGTCTTCACCATCGGCCAATCGAAAGAAATTCCCACGGCGTTCACCGTAAAAGATGTCGAGAGACTGATTCAATATCGCGAAGAACTCTGGGACGCTCCGCTGGGAATGTTCTTGATTGTGTTGTTACTGACGCTGGAATGGGTACTCAGGAAGATTTACCGAATGGCCTGA
- a CDS encoding PD40 domain-containing protein: MLISFRLPLCLARPTSLILLAALVAGSMHFCFGLVEAAEAPQLAIYAMNGDGGELRQVAQAPGKRWHAAPSWSPDGKLVVFHAYTGDAETADSHIFTVHDDGAELKDLGQGRDAAWSPDGKQLLFSIAEKNPEKEQVGVWVMNADGKGRQWMFAGYAPVFAPDGSRILFVSSHEGNQSIYVYDMIEGSQKKILQEAYQKKPGSARWSADGKKVAFIDERDGKSVLIVIDAAGSEKEQAVRHRGLIGGPIAWAPNPKMTLWSREKDPNDPQQLSVIAADGDDPPAGLPNQDKGTLNFDPAWSLDNQRLVFVSDRGK, from the coding sequence GTGCTGATTTCCTTCAGACTTCCACTCTGCCTCGCGCGGCCGACAAGCCTCATATTGCTCGCCGCGCTGGTCGCGGGGTCGATGCATTTCTGTTTCGGTCTCGTGGAGGCCGCGGAGGCGCCTCAACTGGCGATCTACGCGATGAATGGCGACGGAGGCGAACTCCGTCAGGTCGCGCAAGCTCCCGGCAAGCGTTGGCACGCCGCTCCATCGTGGTCGCCCGATGGCAAGCTCGTCGTGTTTCACGCCTACACGGGCGACGCCGAAACAGCGGATAGTCACATTTTCACCGTGCATGATGACGGGGCAGAACTCAAAGATCTGGGGCAGGGACGTGACGCCGCCTGGTCGCCTGACGGTAAGCAATTGCTATTCTCGATCGCGGAGAAGAACCCGGAAAAGGAACAAGTCGGTGTCTGGGTGATGAATGCGGATGGCAAAGGCCGACAGTGGATGTTTGCGGGATACGCACCTGTGTTTGCGCCGGACGGCAGCCGGATTTTGTTCGTCAGCAGCCATGAAGGAAATCAGTCCATCTATGTCTACGACATGATCGAAGGCAGCCAGAAGAAAATTCTGCAAGAGGCCTATCAGAAAAAACCAGGCAGCGCTCGATGGTCAGCCGATGGAAAGAAAGTCGCATTTATTGATGAACGCGACGGAAAGTCGGTCCTGATTGTCATTGACGCCGCAGGCTCAGAGAAGGAGCAGGCCGTCCGACATCGTGGGTTGATCGGCGGGCCAATCGCCTGGGCACCGAATCCCAAAATGACACTCTGGTCGCGAGAGAAAGATCCCAATGATCCCCAGCAGTTGAGTGTCATCGCTGCCGACGGAGACGATCCCCCTGCCGGACTGCCCAATCAGGACAAGGGCACGTTGAACTTCGATCCGGCGTGGTCTCTGGACAATCAGCGCCTCGTTTTCGTCAGCGATCGCGGTAAATAA
- a CDS encoding NPCBM/NEW2 domain-containing protein — MIEPEYKSYAHAGATRIRWLRCIRPLSQWRLRIAVAIGMTAGGLSNLPSELNAQVAVQAVVATQQPGQGTPAQGAPANAAAGNAGAKPSPPAFTATTIEDKQYQGKDAEFKDGQLTIKSDPPQTVAMEELQRLVLAHEFKLAIDWIGQKEVDLVQIGAADGGNGVRDVQLHVTGLAAKGLKQVAIVSKPQFRVWRSDVKNSPYWKIAVERVGQASVAELYFEPPTRDLFETEIEVTFTYDDNSNSKATVKATSHTNDKTDPEYPVEKLATKVNRVATIYAQGGDLLNGRVLRGDSENFTIETSWLPQLEVPFGQIRGIFFDGSKPEVKTKFDQQLAKPGEDDFVLVLSKDGGIAEISGRLQGLSDGSLRITYEGQQRSIKLERVQALVLGHEPSVRSWKGPFQVFRMSSGDLFSATLQSLDEKTLKLKASWGVDVDVPRESVVELTGRNTRMVNLSELTPLTVEQVPYFDRKMAFVKDKSWNDRPLKLDGKTYSRGLAVHSRCILTYDLAGEYATFRAIVGFEEEAGDRGRVVCRVIADDKELFAKPDFRSVDKPVVVQVSVKGMKQLRLEVDFGEDEDIGDRVIWANARLFRE, encoded by the coding sequence ATGATCGAACCTGAATACAAGTCCTACGCTCACGCGGGTGCAACTCGAATCCGCTGGCTGAGGTGCATCAGACCGCTTTCGCAATGGCGATTGCGGATTGCGGTTGCAATTGGCATGACCGCAGGCGGTCTCTCCAATCTTCCCTCAGAACTGAACGCACAGGTTGCGGTCCAGGCCGTCGTCGCGACGCAACAGCCTGGGCAAGGTACTCCCGCCCAAGGTGCTCCTGCGAATGCGGCGGCGGGAAACGCGGGCGCTAAGCCGTCACCGCCTGCATTCACCGCGACCACGATTGAGGACAAGCAGTATCAGGGCAAGGATGCCGAATTCAAAGACGGACAATTGACGATCAAGTCCGATCCGCCTCAGACCGTGGCAATGGAAGAACTGCAGCGACTGGTTCTGGCCCATGAATTCAAGCTGGCGATCGACTGGATCGGTCAAAAGGAAGTCGATTTAGTGCAGATTGGGGCGGCCGACGGAGGCAATGGTGTCCGCGACGTACAACTTCACGTCACGGGATTGGCCGCCAAAGGCCTGAAGCAAGTGGCAATTGTCTCGAAGCCACAATTTCGTGTTTGGCGGTCCGATGTGAAAAATTCCCCCTACTGGAAGATTGCGGTCGAACGGGTGGGACAGGCATCTGTTGCAGAACTCTACTTCGAGCCGCCGACGCGTGATCTTTTCGAAACGGAAATCGAAGTCACGTTCACGTACGATGACAACAGCAATTCCAAGGCAACGGTCAAAGCCACCAGTCATACGAACGACAAGACTGACCCTGAATATCCGGTCGAGAAACTGGCGACCAAGGTGAATCGTGTCGCCACGATCTATGCACAAGGTGGCGATCTATTGAATGGCCGCGTGCTGCGTGGGGATAGTGAGAATTTCACAATCGAGACCTCGTGGCTGCCGCAGCTTGAGGTTCCATTCGGGCAGATTCGCGGCATCTTTTTTGATGGCAGTAAGCCCGAGGTCAAGACGAAGTTTGATCAGCAACTGGCGAAGCCAGGTGAAGACGATTTTGTGCTGGTGCTCTCGAAGGATGGCGGAATCGCGGAAATCTCGGGGCGATTGCAGGGGCTCAGCGACGGCAGTCTGCGAATCACCTACGAGGGGCAACAACGGTCGATCAAACTGGAACGTGTCCAGGCGCTCGTCTTGGGGCACGAACCATCGGTTCGTAGCTGGAAAGGACCATTCCAGGTCTTCCGAATGTCCAGTGGTGACCTGTTCTCCGCCACATTGCAATCGCTGGACGAAAAGACACTCAAGTTGAAAGCGAGCTGGGGTGTGGACGTCGATGTTCCGCGCGAATCTGTCGTGGAGCTGACTGGACGCAATACGCGCATGGTCAACCTGTCGGAACTCACCCCACTGACGGTGGAGCAAGTTCCGTATTTCGACCGCAAGATGGCGTTCGTCAAAGACAAATCCTGGAACGATCGGCCGCTGAAGCTGGATGGGAAGACGTACTCCCGAGGTTTGGCCGTCCATTCACGGTGCATTCTGACCTACGATCTGGCAGGCGAATATGCCACGTTTCGCGCGATCGTCGGTTTCGAAGAAGAAGCCGGCGACCGTGGGCGCGTCGTTTGTCGCGTCATTGCCGACGATAAAGAGCTGTTCGCAAAACCGGATTTTCGGTCCGTGGACAAGCCGGTGGTTGTCCAGGTTTCGGTGAAAGGGATGAAACAGCTACGCCTTGAAGTCGACTTCGGCGAAGACGAAGACATCGGTGACCGTGTCATCTGGGCCAATGCCCGCCTGTTCCGTGAATAG
- a CDS encoding PKD domain-containing protein: MMQLRSFVLLQTVFVLLSSGAANVIGTESTSKEIKASSRPRRVLYNFDGDSCLFTRAGREGPVALTVDDLKRAVAEVTESGSKVDTILVCVNAQVMYYPTKVGTQRGMQSTPEERAKWPASQQQMFANLERFFSQGLDPYAIMLDEAKRAGREALLTFRMNDDHGNDFLRTKFWVDHPEWRLSKGALDFGHDAVRDYVVALIDEAVRRYDCDGIELDFNRFPIFFKGESRDENVDKMNSLVQRVRSLLDTVGKERGHRLTLAVRVPSNYGRTPPTPESSRRLGCDVVGWTKSGWIDFVTVSEFLFERFDLPIKAWKQVITDVPVYGGIECTEGGKKEQYLNADGYRRAARNLFAGGADGIYLFNFFTTREYGAESWEPPFEVLREMTPTAIGGPEGKTLERSDVEFKIFQFPADKIPRIDGNSDDWSIVPNSYAIGMDQLQETVVGVGDRRDKSNLDVVVKVGWVKGQNHLYFLYEANDNYWDFAREDLHNDIFEVVVDGDLSGGALIRQMHPNLKLRDTLDTHFLFHGVHAQNYHIFTPAEGKDWAMVWGSQPWIKDLPFANAAYKYDFRPREGGKLVLEFFITPFDYAPPDRARAVPTTLVENKVIGMSWAVLDYDDEQATRYAGFWNLSHKTTMYGDASDLAAFRLMPMENSLRKAIECDWSFQVISTKDRSVAFRDESYGKITSWNWKFGDGKSSTERHPTHQYEQPGEFIVTLEVGGPDGKARRSKVWDVTLP, from the coding sequence ATGATGCAACTTCGATCCTTTGTTCTGCTCCAGACAGTCTTCGTTCTGCTGTCGAGTGGTGCGGCGAATGTCATTGGTACTGAATCGACATCGAAAGAGATAAAGGCGTCCTCGCGGCCGCGACGTGTTCTCTACAACTTCGATGGCGATTCGTGCCTGTTCACGCGCGCCGGCCGTGAGGGGCCCGTGGCTCTCACGGTCGATGACTTGAAACGCGCCGTTGCGGAAGTGACGGAATCCGGCAGCAAAGTTGATACGATCCTGGTCTGCGTCAATGCGCAAGTCATGTACTATCCGACGAAGGTCGGAACGCAACGAGGCATGCAATCGACACCCGAAGAGCGTGCGAAGTGGCCGGCATCGCAGCAGCAGATGTTCGCGAATCTCGAGCGATTCTTTTCCCAGGGACTTGATCCTTATGCCATCATGCTGGACGAAGCGAAACGAGCTGGACGCGAGGCGCTGCTGACGTTTCGGATGAATGATGACCACGGCAACGATTTTCTGCGTACGAAGTTCTGGGTTGATCATCCCGAATGGCGGCTGAGCAAGGGGGCCCTGGATTTTGGACATGATGCCGTTCGTGATTACGTGGTGGCTTTGATCGATGAAGCCGTTCGGAGGTACGACTGTGACGGGATTGAACTCGACTTCAATCGGTTCCCGATTTTCTTCAAGGGTGAATCACGCGACGAGAACGTCGACAAGATGAACTCCCTCGTGCAGCGCGTCCGGTCCCTCTTGGATACCGTCGGGAAGGAACGGGGCCACCGATTGACGCTCGCCGTTCGCGTTCCCTCGAACTATGGAAGGACTCCACCGACACCCGAATCGAGTCGTCGGCTGGGGTGCGACGTCGTCGGCTGGACAAAGAGTGGCTGGATTGATTTTGTGACCGTGTCCGAATTCTTGTTCGAGCGATTCGATCTGCCGATCAAAGCTTGGAAGCAGGTGATAACGGATGTTCCTGTTTACGGTGGGATTGAATGTACCGAAGGGGGCAAGAAAGAACAGTATCTGAATGCAGATGGTTATCGACGTGCCGCACGGAACCTGTTTGCGGGCGGGGCAGATGGAATCTATCTCTTCAATTTCTTCACCACGCGCGAGTACGGCGCCGAGTCTTGGGAACCGCCATTTGAAGTTTTACGAGAGATGACTCCAACGGCGATTGGGGGGCCCGAAGGAAAGACGCTCGAACGTTCCGACGTCGAGTTCAAGATCTTCCAGTTCCCTGCCGACAAGATCCCGCGAATCGATGGCAACTCCGACGATTGGTCGATCGTTCCCAATTCCTATGCCATCGGTATGGATCAACTGCAGGAAACAGTTGTTGGGGTCGGTGATCGGCGAGACAAGTCCAATCTGGATGTCGTCGTGAAAGTCGGATGGGTCAAAGGGCAAAACCATCTCTACTTTTTGTACGAGGCGAACGATAACTACTGGGACTTTGCACGCGAAGACCTGCACAACGATATCTTCGAAGTCGTCGTCGACGGAGACTTGTCGGGTGGCGCCCTGATCCGTCAGATGCATCCGAACCTGAAGCTGCGAGACACGTTGGATACGCATTTCTTGTTTCACGGCGTCCATGCCCAGAACTACCACATCTTCACGCCCGCTGAAGGAAAAGATTGGGCAATGGTCTGGGGATCTCAACCTTGGATCAAAGATCTTCCCTTTGCGAATGCGGCGTACAAATACGACTTCCGGCCGCGTGAAGGTGGAAAACTGGTTCTTGAGTTCTTCATCACCCCATTCGACTACGCACCTCCCGATCGCGCTCGCGCAGTCCCGACGACGCTTGTGGAAAATAAGGTGATTGGAATGTCGTGGGCGGTGCTCGACTACGATGATGAGCAAGCGACACGGTATGCCGGATTTTGGAATCTATCGCATAAGACGACAATGTACGGGGACGCATCGGATCTGGCCGCGTTTCGACTCATGCCGATGGAGAACAGTTTGCGAAAAGCGATCGAGTGTGACTGGTCGTTTCAGGTCATCAGTACCAAAGACCGATCCGTTGCCTTCCGTGATGAGTCCTATGGGAAAATCACGTCATGGAACTGGAAATTCGGGGATGGAAAATCGTCGACAGAACGACATCCGACGCACCAATACGAGCAGCCGGGTGAGTTTATCGTCACGCTCGAGGTGGGTGGACCTGATGGGAAGGCCCGTCGATCCAAGGTGTGGGACGTGACTTTACCTTAA